A region of Bacillus cabrialesii DNA encodes the following proteins:
- the nirB gene encoding nitrite reductase large subunit NirB, whose translation MKKQRLVLAGNGMAGIRCIEEVLKLNRQMFEIIIFGSEPHPNYNRILLSAVLQGEASLDDITLNSKDWYAKNEITLYTGETVVQIDTDRQQVITDRKRSLSYDKFIVATGSSPYILPIPGADKEGVCGFRTIEDCQMLMSMAKHNQKAAVIGAGLLGLEAAVGLQHLGMDVSVIHRSAGIMQKQLDQTASRLLQTKLERKGLTFLLEKDTVSISGTSRADGIRFKDGSSLKADLIVMAAGVKPNIELAVSSGIAVNRGIIVNDCMQTSAPNVYAVGECAEHNGRVYGLVSPLYEQGKVLARHICGDLCEGYQGSAPSAALKIAGIDVWSAGKVHEDERTTSINIYDEQAGIYKKALFEDDKLAGVILYGDTRDKPRFLDSLLKQRDISIVKKQMFESEKSGTSFESMPFSETICQCNSVTKGAIQEAVHTKGLTTVEEVKHCTRASGSCGGCKPLVEDFLRYMTSGEYAEPAGTPSFCGCTDFTEDDLIAELQLLPYSDPAEAMSQLGWKTENGCRKCVPAIEYYLEKLHAGFVQPESSSEDTCSLIPQMYGGMANAEQLRNLADIIERYSIPDVSITHGQRLKLSGFKPADLPNIKKDLKMPARSNEHRHALQSAKACTCGQNRSIQQLAVQIERQVERLSMPASISVSLSCETDCTDAAIQDVGAMRTQAGWDIYIGGIRGTHARSGALFCVTDNAENTAVMIKGLIQYYRETAHYLEAVHQWMDRLGIVHIREVLFEEELRTQLLDNLQTDVSLIQNPPIKAGSHKKG comes from the coding sequence ATGAAGAAACAAAGATTGGTGTTAGCGGGGAACGGAATGGCCGGAATCCGCTGTATTGAAGAAGTATTAAAGCTGAATCGCCAAATGTTCGAGATTATTATTTTCGGAAGTGAACCGCATCCCAACTACAATCGTATTCTCTTATCCGCTGTATTGCAGGGGGAGGCGTCACTCGATGACATTACACTGAATAGCAAGGACTGGTACGCCAAGAATGAGATTACCCTTTACACAGGCGAAACGGTTGTTCAAATTGATACAGATCGGCAGCAGGTCATCACGGATCGCAAACGCAGCCTGTCCTATGACAAATTCATTGTGGCAACAGGCTCCTCCCCCTATATTCTTCCCATTCCCGGGGCGGACAAAGAAGGCGTCTGCGGATTTCGAACAATAGAAGACTGCCAAATGCTGATGAGCATGGCCAAACACAATCAAAAGGCAGCGGTGATCGGAGCCGGCTTATTAGGACTGGAAGCCGCAGTCGGTTTACAGCATCTCGGCATGGATGTCAGCGTCATTCACCGCTCTGCCGGCATCATGCAAAAACAGCTCGATCAAACGGCGTCGCGGCTGCTGCAGACGAAGCTGGAACGGAAAGGCTTAACCTTTCTTTTGGAGAAAGACACCGTATCCATTTCCGGCACCTCGCGCGCAGACGGCATCCGTTTTAAGGATGGATCTTCACTAAAGGCAGACTTGATTGTGATGGCGGCTGGTGTGAAGCCGAATATTGAATTGGCTGTATCATCTGGAATCGCAGTCAACCGCGGGATCATCGTAAATGATTGCATGCAGACGAGCGCACCGAATGTCTATGCCGTCGGCGAATGCGCTGAGCACAACGGAAGAGTATACGGTTTGGTATCGCCGCTTTATGAGCAGGGAAAAGTTCTCGCCAGACATATTTGCGGCGATCTATGTGAGGGATATCAAGGCTCGGCACCATCTGCTGCTTTAAAAATAGCTGGAATTGATGTGTGGTCAGCCGGAAAGGTTCACGAGGATGAACGCACAACGAGCATCAACATCTACGATGAACAAGCCGGCATTTATAAAAAAGCGCTCTTTGAGGATGACAAACTGGCCGGCGTTATTTTATACGGAGACACACGTGACAAGCCGCGATTTCTTGACAGCCTGCTCAAACAAAGAGACATCTCGATCGTGAAAAAGCAGATGTTTGAATCGGAGAAATCGGGTACATCTTTTGAATCCATGCCTTTCAGTGAAACGATTTGCCAATGCAATTCAGTGACGAAAGGCGCGATTCAAGAAGCGGTGCACACAAAAGGCTTAACAACTGTTGAGGAAGTCAAGCACTGCACCAGGGCATCCGGCTCCTGCGGAGGATGCAAGCCGCTGGTTGAAGACTTTTTGAGGTACATGACCAGCGGTGAATATGCAGAGCCGGCTGGCACACCTTCGTTTTGCGGCTGCACCGATTTTACGGAAGACGACCTTATTGCTGAGCTTCAGCTTCTGCCGTACTCTGATCCAGCAGAAGCGATGAGCCAGCTTGGCTGGAAAACGGAAAACGGGTGCCGCAAATGTGTTCCGGCGATTGAATACTATCTGGAAAAGCTGCATGCCGGTTTTGTTCAGCCTGAATCTTCCTCAGAAGACACATGCAGCCTCATTCCGCAAATGTACGGCGGGATGGCAAACGCGGAGCAGCTAAGAAATCTCGCCGACATCATCGAGAGATACAGCATCCCTGACGTATCCATCACTCACGGCCAAAGACTGAAGCTTTCAGGGTTCAAACCCGCGGATCTCCCAAACATCAAAAAGGACCTGAAAATGCCCGCTCGCTCAAACGAACACCGCCACGCGCTGCAAAGTGCCAAAGCATGTACATGCGGACAAAACCGATCGATTCAGCAGCTGGCAGTCCAAATCGAGAGGCAGGTTGAAAGGCTTTCCATGCCCGCTTCCATTTCTGTGAGTCTATCATGTGAAACAGACTGTACAGATGCCGCCATACAAGATGTCGGCGCGATGCGGACGCAAGCCGGCTGGGACATTTACATCGGCGGCATCCGCGGAACTCATGCCCGTTCCGGTGCTCTGTTTTGCGTGACAGACAACGCGGAAAACACTGCCGTCATGATCAAAGGGCTGATCCAGTATTATCGTGAAACAGCTCATTACTTAGAAGCCGTACATCAGTGGATGGACCGTCTCGGGATCGTGCATATCAGAGAAGTGCTTTTCGAAGAGGAATTAAGGACACAGCTGCTGGATAACCTCCAAACAGACGTGTCACTGATTCAAAATCCGCCTATAAAGGCTGGCTCACATAAGAAAGGATGA
- a CDS encoding MFS transporter, with product MKLSELKTSGHPLTLFCSFLYFDVSFMIWVMLGALGVYISQDFGLSPFEKGLIVAVPILSGSVFRIMLGILTDRIGPKKTAVIGMVVTMVPLLWGTFGGRSLPELYAIGILLGVAGASFAVALPMASRWYPPHLQGLAMGIAGAGNSGTLFATLFGPRLAEQFGWHIVMGIALIPLLIVFVLFVSMAKDSPAQPAPQPLKNYLHVFGQKETWFFCLLYSVTFGGFVGLSSFLSIFFVDQYQLSKIHAGDFVTLCVAAGSFFRPVGGWISDRVGGTKVLSVLFVIVALCMAGVSSLPSLSMVIVLLFVGMMGLGMGNGAVFQLVPQRFRKEIGMVTGIVGAAGGIGGFFLPNILGSLKQVTGTYAIGFITFSCIALLAFALVLAAGYYWRKSWSAESSPADI from the coding sequence ATGAAGCTGTCGGAACTGAAAACTAGCGGCCATCCACTCACTTTGTTCTGTTCCTTTTTATACTTTGATGTGAGCTTTATGATATGGGTTATGCTTGGGGCGCTGGGTGTTTATATTTCTCAGGATTTTGGCCTGTCTCCCTTTGAGAAAGGGCTTATCGTGGCTGTGCCGATTTTATCAGGATCTGTGTTTCGTATCATGTTGGGTATTTTAACGGACAGAATCGGACCGAAAAAAACGGCAGTGATCGGTATGGTGGTGACAATGGTTCCGCTGCTTTGGGGGACATTTGGCGGCCGTTCGCTGCCTGAGCTGTATGCCATCGGGATTTTGCTTGGCGTGGCGGGGGCAAGCTTTGCCGTTGCGCTGCCAATGGCAAGCCGATGGTATCCGCCTCATTTGCAGGGGCTTGCGATGGGGATCGCCGGAGCGGGGAACAGCGGCACGTTGTTTGCAACGCTGTTTGGCCCGCGTCTGGCAGAGCAGTTCGGCTGGCACATTGTCATGGGAATTGCGCTTATTCCTTTGTTGATCGTCTTTGTTCTTTTTGTATCCATGGCAAAGGATTCTCCTGCACAGCCGGCGCCGCAGCCGCTCAAAAACTATCTGCATGTGTTCGGGCAAAAGGAAACCTGGTTTTTCTGCCTGCTGTACAGCGTCACATTCGGAGGATTTGTCGGGCTATCAAGCTTTTTATCTATTTTCTTTGTCGATCAGTACCAGCTGTCAAAAATTCACGCGGGCGATTTCGTCACATTATGTGTGGCGGCGGGAAGCTTTTTTCGGCCTGTCGGGGGATGGATTTCGGATCGTGTCGGCGGCACGAAAGTTCTTTCTGTCTTGTTTGTCATCGTGGCCTTGTGTATGGCCGGGGTCAGCAGCCTGCCGTCGCTCTCAATGGTCATCGTTCTTTTGTTTGTCGGAATGATGGGGCTTGGAATGGGCAACGGAGCTGTATTCCAGCTCGTCCCGCAGCGTTTCCGCAAAGAAATCGGCATGGTGACGGGAATCGTCGGCGCGGCCGGCGGCATAGGAGGGTTTTTCCTGCCGAACATTTTAGGGTCGCTAAAACAGGTGACAGGCACATATGCAATCGGTTTTATCACGTTTTCCTGTATCGCGCTGCTGGCGTTTGCGCTCGTGCTTGCCGCAGGCTATTACTGGAGAAAAAGCTGGAGCGCGGAAAGCAGCCCCGCTGATATTTAG
- the folE2 gene encoding GTP cyclohydrolase FolE2: protein MNQRTLLPGKSERLQHFGSVSPKKGEKPVEKEKMKDLQNIRKDYFFDIQHVGVANVSHPVTINSAMQPAVQTTAANFTMTCDLRRNQKGINMSRLTELLQVYHQNGWILSFSSLQQFTKELAESMGQSSASVEVRFPWFFERKSPKLEKAGLMHAEILMSVTYREDQPFEQRAGISAKVTTLCPCSKEISEYSAHNQRGTVSIWADIHPAALLPIDFKTDLLHAAESNASARLHPVLKRPDEKAVTETAYENPRFVEDLARLIAADLYELEWVSAFEIQCRNEESIHLHDAYAKLCFSKQADRL from the coding sequence TTGAATCAACGCACACTGCTTCCGGGAAAATCGGAGCGTCTTCAACACTTTGGATCGGTCAGTCCAAAGAAAGGCGAAAAACCTGTAGAAAAAGAGAAAATGAAGGATTTGCAAAATATCAGGAAGGATTATTTTTTTGACATTCAGCATGTAGGTGTCGCTAACGTGTCCCATCCGGTCACGATCAATTCTGCCATGCAGCCGGCCGTGCAAACAACGGCTGCGAACTTTACAATGACTTGTGATTTGCGGAGAAATCAGAAGGGGATTAACATGAGCCGGTTAACCGAACTGCTCCAAGTCTATCATCAAAACGGCTGGATTCTCTCATTTTCCTCTCTTCAGCAATTTACGAAAGAGCTTGCGGAAAGCATGGGCCAGTCCTCTGCTTCAGTCGAAGTGCGGTTTCCATGGTTTTTCGAACGGAAAAGTCCGAAGCTTGAGAAAGCGGGCCTGATGCATGCTGAAATATTGATGTCTGTCACCTATCGCGAAGATCAGCCGTTTGAACAGCGTGCCGGCATCTCAGCGAAGGTAACGACCCTGTGCCCTTGCTCTAAGGAAATCAGTGAATACAGCGCCCATAATCAGAGGGGAACGGTCAGCATTTGGGCTGATATTCATCCGGCCGCGCTGCTGCCAATCGATTTTAAAACGGATTTGCTTCACGCCGCAGAATCAAATGCTTCCGCGAGACTGCACCCGGTGCTGAAGCGGCCTGATGAAAAAGCCGTAACAGAAACGGCATATGAAAACCCGAGATTTGTTGAGGATCTCGCCCGGCTGATCGCCGCGGATTTGTATGAGCTTGAATGGGTGTCAGCCTTTGAGATCCAATGCCGAAATGAAGAATCGATCCATCTCCACGACGCCTATGCGAAGCTGTGTTTTTCAAAACAGGCGGATAGATTATGA
- a CDS encoding L,D-transpeptidase — translation MNRSFLLAAVLVPACVLSGCSYHAQEHASSDTKKMDEHIAAARKTEKTSIDWTKPSGGEYPDIKQKQVWVDVDVKEQKAYIKEGSNTIYTMIVSSGLDQTKDDATPKGTFHIEAERGEWFFSEGYQEGAEYWVSWKNHGEFLFHSVPMTKDKKIIEKEAKKLGAKASHGCIRLTIPDAKWIYENIPEHTKVVIR, via the coding sequence ATGAATCGTTCTTTTTTACTTGCTGCAGTTCTTGTGCCGGCCTGTGTGCTGTCAGGATGTTCTTATCATGCGCAAGAACACGCAAGCTCAGATACGAAGAAGATGGATGAGCATATAGCGGCGGCCCGAAAAACAGAAAAAACAAGCATTGATTGGACAAAGCCCTCGGGCGGTGAATACCCGGATATCAAGCAAAAACAGGTCTGGGTTGACGTGGATGTGAAAGAGCAGAAGGCTTACATCAAAGAAGGAAGCAACACCATTTATACAATGATTGTCTCGTCGGGACTTGATCAAACAAAGGATGACGCTACGCCAAAGGGCACCTTTCATATAGAGGCTGAACGGGGAGAATGGTTTTTCTCCGAAGGATACCAGGAAGGCGCGGAATACTGGGTCTCATGGAAAAACCATGGCGAGTTTTTATTTCACAGTGTGCCCATGACAAAGGATAAAAAAATCATCGAAAAAGAAGCAAAAAAACTAGGGGCGAAAGCATCTCATGGATGCATCAGGCTGACCATTCCAGATGCGAAATGGATATATGAAAACATCCCTGAACATACAAAAGTTGTGATTAGATAA
- the zinU gene encoding zinc metallochaperone ZinU: MKKIPVTVLSGYLGAGKTTLLNSILQNREGLKIAVIVNDMSEVNIDAGLVKQEGGLSRTDEKLVEMSNGCICCTLREDLLIEVEKLAKEGRFDYIVIESTGISEPIPVAQTFSYIDEEMGIDLTKFCQLDTMVTVVDANRFWHDYQSGDSLLDRKEALGEEDERDIADLLIDQIEFCDVLILNKCDLVSEQELEQLEKVLRTLQPRAKFIRSVKGNVEPQEILHTGLFNFEEASGSAGWIQELTAGHAEHTPETEEYGISSFVYKRRLPFHSSRFYHWMDQMPKNVVRAKGIVWCASHNSLALLMSQAGPSVTIEPVSYWVAALPKLEQEQVKQQEPEILEEWDPEFGDRLTQLVFIGTDLDEEAITKELDQCLLTEYEFDSDWSLFEDPFKWKLNE, translated from the coding sequence ATGAAAAAAATTCCGGTTACCGTACTGAGCGGTTATCTTGGCGCGGGGAAAACAACATTACTGAACAGCATTTTGCAAAATCGTGAAGGCTTAAAAATAGCAGTTATCGTCAACGATATGAGCGAGGTGAACATAGACGCAGGCTTGGTTAAGCAGGAAGGCGGCCTTTCGAGAACAGATGAAAAGCTTGTGGAAATGTCAAACGGCTGTATTTGCTGCACGCTTCGTGAGGATTTATTAATTGAAGTCGAGAAACTGGCGAAAGAGGGGCGGTTTGATTATATTGTAATCGAATCGACCGGAATCAGCGAACCGATTCCGGTGGCCCAGACTTTTTCTTATATCGATGAAGAGATGGGGATCGACCTTACAAAGTTCTGTCAGCTGGATACGATGGTGACAGTGGTTGATGCCAACCGTTTTTGGCATGATTATCAGTCAGGCGATAGCCTTCTGGACCGCAAAGAAGCATTGGGTGAAGAGGATGAAAGAGACATTGCCGACCTCTTGATCGATCAAATCGAGTTTTGCGATGTTCTGATTTTAAATAAATGTGATTTGGTCAGCGAGCAAGAGCTCGAACAGCTTGAAAAAGTTCTTCGCACACTGCAGCCAAGAGCAAAGTTTATTCGTTCCGTCAAAGGAAATGTAGAACCGCAGGAGATTTTACATACAGGGTTATTTAATTTTGAGGAAGCGAGCGGGTCGGCCGGCTGGATTCAAGAGCTGACGGCAGGCCATGCGGAACACACCCCGGAAACAGAAGAGTACGGAATCTCTTCATTTGTGTATAAAAGACGTTTGCCGTTTCATTCTTCAAGGTTTTATCACTGGATGGATCAAATGCCGAAGAACGTGGTTCGCGCAAAAGGAATCGTATGGTGCGCCTCGCATAACAGTCTCGCATTATTGATGTCGCAAGCAGGGCCGTCGGTTACCATTGAGCCTGTATCGTATTGGGTGGCGGCGCTGCCAAAGCTTGAGCAGGAGCAAGTCAAACAGCAGGAACCGGAAATATTGGAGGAGTGGGATCCGGAATTCGGTGACCGGCTGACGCAGCTGGTGTTTATCGGAACAGACCTGGATGAAGAAGCGATCACGAAAGAGCTTGACCAATGCCTGCTGACTGAGTATGAATTTGATTCCGACTGGTCGCTGTTTGAGGACCCGTTCAAGTGGAAGCTGAATGAATAG
- a CDS encoding amino acid ABC transporter permease, with product MINSIQWEYIFNTKLAIESFPYVIKGIGYTLLISFVSMFAGTVIGLFISLARISRLALLRWPAKLYISFMRGVPILVILFILYFGFPYIGIEFSAVTAALIGFSLNSAAYIAEINRSAISSVEKGQWEAASSLGLSYWQTMRGIILPQSIRIALPPLANVLLDLIKASSLAAMITVPELLQHAKIIGGREFDYMTMYILTALIYWGICSVAAAFQNILEKKYAHYV from the coding sequence ATGATCAATAGCATTCAGTGGGAATATATTTTCAACACGAAGCTGGCCATTGAATCGTTTCCTTATGTCATAAAAGGCATTGGGTATACGCTGCTCATCTCTTTTGTGAGCATGTTTGCGGGAACGGTGATCGGCCTGTTCATATCACTCGCCAGAATATCTCGGCTTGCCTTGTTAAGGTGGCCGGCGAAGCTCTATATTTCCTTTATGCGGGGCGTTCCAATTTTGGTGATCTTGTTTATCCTTTATTTCGGATTTCCTTATATCGGCATTGAATTTTCCGCTGTCACAGCCGCTTTAATCGGCTTTAGCCTTAACAGCGCCGCCTACATCGCGGAAATTAACCGTTCAGCCATTTCATCCGTTGAAAAAGGACAGTGGGAAGCCGCATCCTCGCTCGGCCTTTCCTATTGGCAGACGATGAGGGGCATCATTTTGCCGCAGTCGATCCGTATTGCGCTGCCCCCGCTTGCCAATGTATTGCTCGACTTAATCAAAGCATCCTCTCTCGCCGCGATGATTACAGTGCCGGAATTGCTCCAGCATGCGAAAATCATCGGAGGCAGAGAGTTTGATTACATGACCATGTATATTCTGACCGCTCTCATTTATTGGGGCATCTGCTCAGTAGCGGCCGCCTTTCAGAATATCCTTGAGAAAAAATACGCTCATTATGTTTAA
- a CDS encoding transporter substrate-binding domain-containing protein codes for MKSFMQSKAVIFGLTMAFFLILAACSGKSEAGSKDTGWEQIKDKGKIVVATSGTLYPTSYHDTDSGSDKLTGYEVEVVREAAKRLGLKVEFKEMGIDGMLTAVNSGQVDAAANDIDVTKDREKKFAFSTPYKYSYGTAIVRKDDLSGIKTLKDLKGKKAAGAATTVYMDVARKYGAKEVIYDNATNEQYLKDVANGRTDVILNDYYLQTLALAAFPDLNITIHPDIKYMPNKQALVMKKSNTALQKKMNETLKEMSKDGTLTKLSKQFFNKADVSKKLDVDVQDVDL; via the coding sequence GTGAAATCATTCATGCAATCCAAAGCCGTTATATTCGGTCTTACAATGGCTTTCTTTCTTATACTGGCAGCCTGTTCCGGCAAAAGTGAAGCCGGTTCCAAGGATACAGGCTGGGAGCAGATCAAAGACAAAGGAAAAATTGTTGTTGCGACATCAGGCACACTTTATCCCACTTCTTATCATGATACCGATTCTGGTTCCGATAAATTGACGGGCTACGAAGTAGAAGTCGTTCGTGAAGCGGCAAAACGCTTGGGCCTGAAGGTTGAGTTCAAGGAGATGGGCATTGACGGGATGCTGACAGCGGTGAACAGCGGACAGGTTGACGCAGCCGCAAATGACATCGATGTGACGAAGGACCGTGAGAAGAAGTTCGCATTTTCCACTCCATATAAATATTCATACGGCACAGCAATCGTCCGAAAAGACGATCTATCGGGGATTAAAACGCTTAAAGATTTAAAAGGGAAGAAAGCGGCTGGCGCTGCTACGACAGTCTACATGGATGTCGCGAGAAAATACGGCGCCAAAGAAGTGATTTATGATAATGCGACCAACGAGCAGTATTTAAAAGATGTCGCCAACGGACGCACTGATGTCATTTTAAACGACTATTACCTGCAGACACTTGCGCTCGCAGCGTTCCCGGATCTCAACATTACGATCCACCCTGACATCAAGTACATGCCAAACAAACAGGCGCTTGTTATGAAAAAAAGCAATACAGCACTTCAGAAAAAGATGAACGAAACGCTGAAAGAAATGAGCAAGGATGGCACTTTGACAAAGCTGTCGAAGCAATTCTTCAATAAAGCAGATGTATCAAAGAAACTGGATGTCGACGTTCAGGACGTTGATTTGTAA
- a CDS encoding zinc-dependent alcohol dehydrogenase, giving the protein MKALTYQGKEHVEVKDAADPGIQHEKDAIIRITATGICGSDLHLYKNGIPAAPDYIIGHEPMGIVEEVGNDVKTLKKGDRVVIPFNIGCGECFYCKHQMESQCDESNPNPHTDAGGLFGFSEFNGNFPGGQAEYLRVPYADFSSFKVPADSELEDEQVLLLSDVMPTAYWSVEHSGVKKGDTVLILGAGPIGLMAQKFAWMKGAKRVISVDQVPHRLEHAKRINGAETFNFSKHDEIGKLLYNETNGGADVVIDCVGMDGTPLSKENTSEKPNQFGTISPILTASEAVRKFGTVQLTGAYISQADGFPLGDFFTRNVSVKMGQAPVIHLMPMLYEMVKQKEIDPTDIITHKFSLADAPKAYDIFDKKEDGNIKVILKP; this is encoded by the coding sequence ATGAAAGCATTGACATACCAAGGGAAAGAGCATGTTGAAGTGAAGGATGCAGCAGACCCCGGGATTCAGCATGAGAAGGATGCCATTATCCGCATTACCGCAACAGGCATTTGCGGCTCCGATCTTCACCTGTATAAAAACGGGATTCCGGCCGCTCCGGATTATATCATCGGTCATGAACCAATGGGAATCGTTGAAGAAGTCGGAAATGACGTCAAAACGTTAAAAAAGGGTGACCGTGTCGTCATTCCGTTTAACATCGGCTGCGGCGAATGCTTCTACTGCAAGCACCAGATGGAGAGCCAATGTGATGAATCAAATCCAAATCCGCATACCGATGCCGGCGGCTTATTCGGTTTCTCCGAATTCAACGGAAATTTTCCGGGTGGACAGGCTGAATACCTTCGAGTCCCTTACGCTGACTTTTCTTCCTTTAAGGTACCGGCAGACAGCGAGCTTGAGGATGAACAAGTATTACTTCTATCCGATGTGATGCCGACAGCTTATTGGAGCGTGGAGCACAGCGGAGTGAAAAAAGGTGATACCGTCCTGATTCTCGGAGCGGGACCGATTGGCTTAATGGCGCAAAAATTCGCTTGGATGAAAGGAGCAAAACGCGTTATCTCCGTTGACCAAGTCCCACATCGGCTTGAACACGCAAAACGGATAAACGGGGCGGAAACGTTTAACTTTTCAAAACACGATGAAATCGGAAAGCTTCTTTATAATGAAACAAACGGCGGAGCAGATGTTGTCATTGATTGTGTGGGAATGGACGGAACGCCGCTGTCTAAAGAAAATACGTCTGAAAAGCCGAATCAGTTCGGTACGATCAGTCCGATCCTCACCGCTTCTGAAGCCGTCAGAAAGTTTGGCACAGTCCAGCTGACAGGGGCATATATTTCTCAAGCGGACGGTTTTCCGCTCGGCGATTTCTTTACCCGAAATGTATCAGTCAAAATGGGCCAGGCGCCCGTCATTCATCTGATGCCAATGCTATATGAAATGGTGAAACAGAAAGAAATCGACCCTACCGACATTATTACGCATAAATTTAGTCTTGCTGATGCCCCTAAGGCATATGATATATTCGATAAGAAAGAAGATGGAAACATTAAAGTCATATTGAAGCCATAA
- a CDS encoding RDD family protein has translation MNIYKPAGFWIRLGAALLDYIIVSVPLLLIYWLITGKDPNDSMFISLIVLLYSILLPVFWHGYLIGKRICGIRIVKKDGAQVSLLTMVLRVIVAGLVYGITFGLGLIASLILIGVREDKRTLHDLIAGTYVTYASPGEEELYTDE, from the coding sequence ATGAATATTTACAAACCAGCCGGATTTTGGATCAGACTGGGAGCTGCGTTGTTAGATTACATTATAGTCTCGGTCCCTCTTTTGCTGATCTATTGGTTGATTACAGGAAAAGACCCGAACGACAGCATGTTTATCAGCCTGATTGTTCTGCTGTACTCTATTTTGCTGCCGGTGTTTTGGCACGGCTACCTTATCGGAAAAAGAATATGCGGCATCAGAATCGTAAAAAAAGACGGGGCGCAGGTCAGCCTGTTAACAATGGTTTTGCGGGTTATTGTTGCCGGTCTGGTTTACGGCATAACCTTCGGACTCGGCTTGATCGCCAGTCTGATTCTGATCGGTGTGAGAGAAGACAAACGGACACTGCATGATTTAATCGCGGGAACGTATGTCACCTATGCGTCACCGGGTGAAGAAGAACTTTATACTGACGAATAG
- a CDS encoding YckD family protein, translated as MRRIKTNIIILFIAAAVISLAGTAEAAEKQQQPPANVTLTDQQKKEIEQLEAEILKKRKDVISKYVQYGVLPRERGEHIKNHMDKHFEMMKQNGFVPKPHPHAHKFEKRH; from the coding sequence ATGAGAAGGATAAAAACCAATATCATCATATTGTTCATAGCCGCAGCTGTCATTTCTCTGGCCGGCACAGCTGAAGCCGCAGAAAAACAGCAGCAGCCTCCCGCAAATGTCACACTGACAGACCAGCAAAAGAAAGAGATTGAACAACTGGAAGCAGAGATTCTAAAAAAGCGCAAAGACGTTATCTCAAAGTATGTACAATACGGTGTCCTGCCTAGAGAAAGAGGAGAACACATCAAAAATCACATGGACAAACACTTTGAAATGATGAAACAAAATGGCTTTGTTCCAAAGCCCCATCCCCATGCGCATAAATTTGAAAAAAGACATTAA
- a CDS encoding MarR family winged helix-turn-helix transcriptional regulator, translated as MKMDFIAKLNQQWTDIYYLLHYKHKDNISHQAIRLMQHIEKQGEATIGALAEYLCVTHNTASEHTKRLIQKGFVAKRRSQQDERKVLVFLTQEGRSILEQHTQLDKEKLKEIIERMSASEKEILEQAFELLSKEAKQWQF; from the coding sequence ATGAAAATGGATTTCATAGCTAAACTAAATCAGCAGTGGACAGATATATATTATTTACTCCATTACAAACATAAAGATAATATTTCCCACCAGGCAATACGGCTTATGCAGCATATTGAAAAGCAAGGCGAAGCAACAATAGGGGCTTTGGCTGAATATTTGTGTGTCACTCACAATACAGCGTCAGAGCATACTAAACGTTTAATTCAAAAGGGATTTGTAGCTAAACGGCGAAGTCAGCAGGATGAACGAAAGGTATTAGTTTTCTTAACACAAGAAGGAAGATCTATTCTTGAACAGCATACACAGCTAGATAAAGAGAAATTAAAAGAAATAATTGAACGAATGAGCGCATCAGAAAAGGAAATCCTTGAACAGGCGTTTGAACTTTTAAGTAAGGAAGCTAAACAATGGCAGTTTTAA
- a CDS encoding DUF3147 family protein, with amino-acid sequence MAVLSKIIISALIIGFVTEISKRNPTYGGIIAALPLVSLLSLCWMQIQGEKTAQLSQFASGVLTGIPATVCLLAILAFLLKIHVPFWLALCAGILGWVVFLWMQKFFLNILCN; translated from the coding sequence ATGGCAGTTTTAAGCAAAATAATCATTTCTGCTTTGATTATCGGTTTTGTCACTGAAATATCAAAAAGGAATCCGACCTATGGGGGAATCATTGCTGCTTTGCCCCTGGTCAGCTTATTAAGTCTTTGTTGGATGCAAATACAGGGTGAAAAAACAGCTCAATTAAGTCAATTTGCATCTGGTGTGCTGACAGGAATCCCTGCTACAGTTTGTTTACTGGCTATTTTGGCGTTTTTGCTGAAAATTCATGTGCCGTTCTGGTTAGCGTTATGCGCTGGAATACTAGGATGGGTTGTGTTTTTATGGATGCAGAAGTTTTTTCTCAATATATTATGTAACTGA